The following are encoded in a window of Brockia lithotrophica genomic DNA:
- the xseA gene encoding exodeoxyribonuclease VII large subunit — protein MLRGKGGNATNSFLSVRALTNLVRNTIHNNPVLQNVWVQGEVSNFRHHSSGHMYFNLQDESARLKCVMFSGANQALTFRPRDGITVIARGRIDVYLRGGEYQLIVQEMHPYGLGLKFLEFERLKKKLEAEGLFARKRALPRFPERIGLITSEHGAAVHDVLRTLARLYPRAEVVFAPALVQGDDAVPSLLRALERLRNHHPPVDVLLVVRGGGDIEDLWVFNDETLVRALYAFPAPVVTGIGHESDVTLADFVADLRAPTPTGAAERVVPDQEMLLVHVRTLEQRLFNGWRMRFRAAKERVEKLARRRVFADPLGFLGPYRQTCDRLEERLEHAVQRYGERARFRIFRLEDRLRGAAIRRLSLAAERAHVQSLRIRLHGGVARYVDHRRHALALLSRRLEGANPLRPLARGYAYLADASGRPLVRAEDVFRAGRFTAYLSDGALLAEALELLSVRQEGGLPVWPAERRDFGAPAERVPHAKSEKTGSRRADAAPPLSDEKSP, from the coding sequence GTGCTTCGGGGGAAGGGCGGGAATGCGACGAACTCCTTTCTCAGCGTAAGGGCGCTTACGAACCTCGTTCGAAACACCATCCACAATAATCCGGTTCTCCAAAACGTTTGGGTGCAGGGGGAGGTTTCGAACTTCCGCCACCACTCCAGCGGGCACATGTACTTCAACTTGCAGGACGAGTCTGCACGGCTGAAGTGCGTGATGTTTTCAGGGGCTAACCAAGCCCTCACCTTTCGGCCGCGGGACGGAATCACGGTGATTGCCCGGGGGAGAATCGACGTTTACCTTCGTGGTGGGGAGTATCAGCTCATAGTTCAGGAAATGCATCCCTACGGGTTGGGGCTAAAGTTCCTCGAGTTCGAACGGCTCAAAAAGAAACTCGAAGCGGAGGGACTTTTCGCGCGCAAGCGGGCCCTTCCGCGCTTTCCCGAACGCATCGGCCTCATCACGTCGGAACACGGCGCCGCCGTTCACGACGTCCTTCGCACCCTTGCCCGCCTCTACCCGCGAGCAGAGGTCGTCTTTGCCCCCGCCCTCGTTCAGGGAGACGACGCCGTACCGTCTCTCTTGCGCGCGCTCGAGCGGCTTCGCAACCACCATCCCCCCGTAGACGTCCTCCTTGTCGTGCGTGGCGGGGGGGACATCGAAGACCTCTGGGTGTTCAACGACGAAACTCTCGTACGGGCGCTCTACGCCTTTCCTGCTCCTGTGGTTACGGGTATCGGTCACGAATCGGACGTGACTTTGGCCGACTTCGTCGCCGACCTTCGTGCCCCCACCCCAACCGGAGCCGCAGAACGTGTCGTTCCCGATCAGGAGATGCTCCTCGTCCACGTTCGGACCTTGGAGCAGCGGTTGTTCAACGGCTGGCGGATGCGCTTTCGGGCGGCGAAAGAGCGGGTAGAAAAGCTCGCACGCCGGCGCGTTTTCGCAGACCCATTGGGCTTTCTCGGCCCCTACCGCCAAACCTGTGACCGGCTCGAAGAGCGCCTCGAGCACGCCGTGCAGCGGTACGGCGAGCGGGCGCGCTTTCGCATTTTCCGCCTCGAAGACCGCCTCCGAGGTGCGGCAATTCGTCGCCTGTCGCTTGCGGCCGAACGCGCGCACGTCCAAAGCCTCCGCATTCGCCTGCACGGGGGGGTTGCCAGGTACGTCGACCATCGCCGACATGCCTTGGCGCTCCTCTCCCGACGCTTGGAAGGAGCGAACCCGTTGCGCCCGCTTGCGCGGGGGTACGCCTACCTTGCGGATGCATCGGGCCGCCCGCTCGTCCGCGCCGAAGACGTCTTTCGGGCGGGGAGGTTTACGGCCTACCTGTCGGATGGCGCGCTCCTCGCCGAGGCCTTGGAACTCCTTTCCGTTCGGCAGGAGGGGGGTCTCCCCGTGTGGCCCGCGGAAAGGCGCGATTTCGGGGCCCCGGCAGAGCGCGTGCCCCATGCGAAATCGGAGAAAACCGGAAGCCGCCGCGCAGACGCCGCACCCCCGCTTTCCGACGAGAAGTCGCCGTAG
- the folD gene encoding bifunctional methylenetetrahydrofolate dehydrogenase/methenyltetrahydrofolate cyclohydrolase FolD encodes MAIRIDGKRLAEIVRKEVAQEVEALTARGIVPHLAVLLVGDDPASEVYVRQKAKAAQEVGIRSTVRHLPAEASEDEVLAEVAALADDEDVDGILVQLPLPRHISEARVLEAIPPEKDVDGFTPVNMGRMLTGVGEYFVPCTPQGVLRILRETGVPLRGKRAAVIGRSNIVGKPTALLLLAEDMTVTVLHSRSERPEEVTREADVLVVAVGRPHLVTRSYVKPGAVVVDVGINRLEDGRLVGDVHPEVEEIAGWITPVPGGVGPMTVAMLLANTHLAAVRRRA; translated from the coding sequence GTGGCCATACGCATCGACGGCAAACGGCTCGCCGAAATCGTCCGCAAGGAGGTGGCGCAGGAGGTCGAGGCCCTTACCGCTCGGGGGATCGTCCCGCACCTCGCCGTTCTCCTCGTGGGCGATGATCCCGCCTCGGAGGTGTACGTACGCCAGAAGGCGAAGGCCGCCCAAGAAGTGGGAATCCGCTCGACGGTTCGGCATCTTCCTGCCGAGGCATCGGAAGACGAAGTGCTCGCAGAAGTCGCAGCCCTCGCAGACGATGAGGACGTGGACGGGATTCTCGTTCAGCTGCCGCTGCCGCGCCACATTTCCGAGGCCCGCGTCCTCGAGGCAATTCCTCCCGAGAAGGACGTCGATGGGTTTACGCCCGTAAACATGGGGCGCATGCTCACGGGGGTAGGGGAGTACTTCGTCCCTTGCACCCCGCAAGGAGTCCTTCGGATTTTGCGCGAGACGGGGGTACCGCTTCGGGGAAAGCGTGCCGCCGTGATCGGGAGGAGCAACATCGTGGGGAAGCCCACCGCGCTCCTCCTCCTCGCTGAGGATATGACCGTAACCGTGCTCCATTCGCGTTCCGAACGACCGGAGGAAGTCACACGGGAAGCGGACGTCCTCGTGGTCGCGGTAGGGCGTCCCCACCTCGTCACCCGGAGTTATGTGAAGCCGGGGGCCGTGGTGGTGGACGTCGGGATCAACCGATTGGAGGACGGGCGGCTCGTCGGGGACGTCCACCCCGAGGTCGAAGAGATCGCGGGGTGGATCACTCCGGTGCCCGGTGGCGTGGGTCCGATGACCGTGGCCATGCTCCTCGCCAATACCCACCTTGCGGCCGTTCGTCGTAGGGCATAG
- the nusB gene encoding transcription antitermination factor NusB has protein sequence MSRRKAREAALKALYRIDLVGGDAREALADLRVPDASRAYASFLVEGVLAHLAEIDAEISAHLIDWTLDRLSPVDRAILRIGTFELLHSPDVPPRVSLDEAIELAKRYSDDRAPAFVNGVLASIYRERRLSEASGTGPNSEDASDSGSEPEEEGRR, from the coding sequence ATGAGTCGACGAAAGGCACGGGAAGCCGCCCTTAAGGCCCTCTACCGCATCGACCTCGTGGGAGGCGACGCCCGAGAAGCTCTCGCAGACCTGCGCGTCCCCGACGCATCTCGGGCGTACGCCTCTTTCCTCGTAGAGGGGGTCCTCGCGCACCTCGCCGAAATCGATGCGGAAATCTCAGCCCACCTCATCGACTGGACGCTCGACCGCCTTTCCCCGGTGGATCGGGCGATTTTGCGCATTGGAACGTTCGAGCTCCTCCACTCTCCCGACGTCCCTCCCCGGGTATCCCTAGACGAGGCCATCGAACTTGCCAAGCGCTACAGCGACGACCGTGCCCCGGCCTTTGTCAACGGCGTCCTCGCGAGCATCTACCGCGAGCGCCGGTTGTCCGAGGCGTCTGGCACAGGTCCCAATTCCGAGGACGCATCCGATTCCGGATCGGAGCCAGAAGAGGAAGGGAGACGGTAG
- a CDS encoding DUF2273 domain-containing protein, with protein sequence MREELREWLRAHPGRAGMLAFATLLSLVFLFFGFWKMLGVALIYALFYEIGRWLDGDGELRKLVIQTFPEFFVSRKGGRDESTKGTGSRP encoded by the coding sequence GTGCGTGAGGAGCTTCGGGAGTGGCTCCGGGCTCATCCCGGAAGGGCGGGGATGCTCGCCTTCGCCACCCTCTTGAGTCTCGTCTTCCTCTTTTTCGGCTTTTGGAAGATGCTCGGCGTGGCGCTCATCTACGCCCTGTTTTACGAGATCGGGCGCTGGCTCGACGGGGATGGGGAGCTCCGGAAGCTCGTAATCCAGACGTTTCCGGAATTTTTTGTTTCGCGCAAGGGAGGACGCGATGAGTCGACGAAAGGCACGGGAAGCCGCCCTTAA
- the amaP gene encoding alkaline shock response membrane anchor protein AmaP, which produces MHPVDRFFLKVFSFLALLASLLLLIVGLGVFETGVLDGLGYVYARVELRAVVLTVAFLLLLGSLRYLLYRAGEEEPPALLSRTELGETRISLAAMERLAERVVEAIPGIQETHVRFVPSETEGNRYTISVKVSGGEPLPDLVGRIQSEVKQEVEEATGVPIHQISVYVDNVTKAGSVRRRRGE; this is translated from the coding sequence ATGCACCCAGTAGACCGATTTTTCCTCAAGGTCTTTTCCTTCCTCGCCTTGTTGGCATCCCTTCTCCTCTTGATCGTCGGCCTCGGCGTGTTCGAAACCGGCGTGCTCGACGGCTTAGGGTACGTCTACGCGCGGGTAGAGCTACGCGCCGTGGTCCTCACGGTCGCGTTTTTGCTCCTCCTCGGCTCGCTCCGCTACCTCTTGTATCGTGCGGGCGAAGAAGAGCCTCCGGCGCTCCTCTCCCGAACGGAGTTGGGCGAGACCCGGATTTCGCTCGCGGCGATGGAGAGACTTGCGGAGCGCGTCGTCGAGGCGATACCCGGGATTCAGGAAACCCATGTGCGCTTCGTCCCTTCGGAAACCGAAGGGAACCGGTATACCATAAGCGTAAAGGTTTCCGGCGGAGAGCCGCTTCCCGACCTCGTCGGCCGTATTCAAAGTGAGGTCAAACAGGAAGTCGAAGAAGCGACCGGCGTCCCCATCCACCAAATCTCCGTCTACGTCGACAACGTAACCAAGGCGGGTTCCGTGCGCCGGAGGCGGGGCGAATAG
- a CDS encoding Asp23/Gls24 family envelope stress response protein: protein MAHLEGSYPHEETPLGKIVIAPEVVATIAGIAAREVEGVADLSGGFVGDITERIGRRRNLTKGVQVEVGQEEAAVDLSLVVEYGYALPQVAGQVQDAVRRAIETMTGLRVVEVNVHIVDLRFPSPARPQEDEESEPPRVR, encoded by the coding sequence ATGGCGCACCTGGAAGGATCGTACCCCCACGAAGAAACGCCGCTGGGAAAGATCGTCATCGCTCCCGAAGTCGTCGCCACTATAGCCGGGATTGCCGCGCGGGAAGTGGAGGGCGTTGCCGATCTTTCCGGCGGATTCGTAGGAGACATTACGGAACGCATTGGCAGACGGCGGAACCTCACCAAGGGCGTCCAAGTCGAAGTCGGACAAGAAGAGGCGGCCGTGGATCTCTCCCTCGTTGTCGAATACGGGTATGCCCTTCCCCAAGTGGCCGGCCAGGTACAGGATGCCGTACGTCGGGCGATCGAGACGATGACGGGACTTCGCGTCGTCGAGGTGAACGTGCACATTGTGGACCTTCGCTTTCCCTCGCCCGCCCGTCCCCAGGAAGACGAGGAGAGCGAACCGCCCCGCGTTCGGTAG
- the accC gene encoding acetyl-CoA carboxylase biotin carboxylase subunit, whose translation MFSSLLVANRGEVAVRIVRAAKELGIRTIAVYSEADRGALHTRLADEAYCIGPAPAQESYLNITNLLTLATLLGVDAVHPGYGFLAENARFAELVEEVGITFVGPPSEVIARMGDKATARRTMRSLGIPVLPGTDILHDVEEALREAEAIGYPVLVKATAGGGGRGMRIARTPEELRAAFRTAQLEAERAYGNGGLYLERYVERSRHIEVQILADRYGNVVHLGERECSLQRRHQKLLEESPSLPLTPAMREELGERVVRAVRGLGYVGAGTLEFLYDVRTGELFFIEMNTRLQVEHPVTEWVTGIDIVRETIRLAAGEPLEIRQEDVVLRGWSIECRINAEDPERGFLPTPGRLERVHLPGGFGVRVDTYAEPGAVIPPHYDSLVAKLVVWGETRDEAIRRMRRALDELVLEGDRLRTTAPLCRQIVDDPQFVRGDVHTGFLEEFLASRRAGVAGS comes from the coding sequence GTGTTCTCCTCTCTCCTCGTGGCGAACCGCGGTGAGGTCGCCGTGCGCATCGTGCGCGCCGCCAAGGAGCTGGGAATCCGAACCATCGCCGTGTATTCGGAAGCCGATCGCGGGGCGCTCCACACGCGGCTTGCCGACGAGGCGTACTGCATAGGCCCGGCACCCGCTCAGGAGAGCTATTTGAACATCACGAACCTCCTCACCCTTGCGACGCTCCTCGGGGTCGACGCCGTCCACCCCGGGTACGGGTTTCTCGCGGAAAACGCGCGCTTTGCCGAACTCGTAGAAGAGGTGGGGATTACCTTCGTCGGCCCGCCTTCGGAGGTCATTGCCCGCATGGGCGACAAGGCTACGGCGCGGAGGACGATGCGTTCCCTGGGGATCCCCGTACTTCCGGGGACGGACATCCTCCACGACGTCGAAGAGGCCTTGCGCGAAGCGGAGGCGATCGGCTACCCCGTCCTCGTAAAGGCGACGGCGGGGGGCGGGGGACGGGGAATGCGCATCGCCCGCACCCCCGAAGAGCTCCGTGCCGCCTTCCGCACAGCCCAGCTTGAGGCGGAGCGCGCCTACGGGAATGGCGGCCTGTACTTGGAACGGTACGTAGAACGGTCCCGCCATATCGAAGTTCAAATCCTTGCGGACCGATACGGCAACGTCGTCCATCTGGGCGAGCGGGAGTGCTCGCTCCAGCGCCGGCACCAAAAGCTCCTCGAGGAGTCGCCGTCTCTTCCCCTGACTCCTGCTATGCGGGAAGAGCTGGGCGAACGCGTCGTACGCGCCGTGCGCGGTCTCGGGTACGTGGGGGCAGGGACACTGGAATTCCTCTACGACGTCCGCACGGGGGAACTCTTCTTTATCGAAATGAACACGCGCCTCCAGGTAGAGCACCCGGTGACCGAGTGGGTTACGGGGATCGACATCGTCCGCGAGACGATCCGCCTCGCCGCCGGCGAACCCCTGGAAATTCGACAAGAGGACGTCGTGCTCCGGGGTTGGTCCATAGAATGCCGGATCAACGCCGAAGATCCCGAGCGCGGGTTTCTCCCCACGCCCGGGCGTCTCGAACGCGTCCACCTTCCGGGGGGATTCGGCGTGCGCGTAGACACGTACGCAGAACCTGGTGCCGTGATCCCTCCGCACTACGACTCCCTCGTGGCAAAGCTCGTCGTGTGGGGAGAAACGCGGGACGAAGCCATCCGTCGCATGCGCCGCGCCCTCGACGAACTCGTCCTCGAAGGAGACCGCCTGCGGACGACGGCACCGCTCTGTCGGCAGATCGTCGATGATCCGCAGTTCGTCCGAGGAGATGTGCACACCGGCTTTTTGGAGGAGTTCCTCGCGTCGCGCCGGGCAGGCGTCGCCGGTTCCTGA